The DNA segment CGAGATGAGCTTGAACTTGCAATGTCAAAGCTTTTAAATGTAAATTCTTTCAAAAGTCAAATTAGTTCAAATATGCCTGTTGATAGCGGTATTACCGATGAGGGAAGGTCTTATTATCTAAACATAGGCGGTGTTAGTATAGTTGATGGCGTAAATTTTCATCCGCTAACTATCACAAAAAATGACAACGGGACTTTTTCTGAAATTTACTATGAAAGACAAGACGGCAGACGTATCGATATGGCGGATAAAATTTATAACGGCAAGATTGGTGCGGCACTTGATTTACGTGGCAGACACTATAGCCCAAATGATGCAAAATTTACAGACGGAGTCATACAAAAGTATATAGATAACGTAAATACGTTCTCAAGAACACTTGTTCATAACACGAACAATATCTATGCAAAATCAGCTATGGAGATAGCAAATACTGATGAGCTTAGCTATCTTGAAAAGGAAAAGACGCTTATGAACTTTTCAAATGAGATTCAGCAAGGCTCTTTTGATGTCGTAGTTTATAATAATCAAGGACAAGAGGTTGCTAGAAAAACGATAAATATAAATGGCACAACAACGATGGATGATACGACATATGGCAACTCAATCGTAGAGGATTTTAACTCAAATTCAGACGATAACCACGATAATAATATGTCAAATGACGTAAATGACTTCTTTTCGGCGTCATACTACTATGATAAAACGTCAAATATGGGGACTTTTTCTGTAACTCCAAAGCAAACTCAAGGCATTTATAGCTTTTCAATAATCGATAATGGGACAAATTTCCCGGGCGTTATAGGTATAAATAAGGTATTTTCAGGCGAAAAAGCCAGTAACATAAAAGTAAATGACCAGCTTGTAGCCGACCCAACGAAACTTAGAGCTTACTCAAAGCCAGTTAGCGGAAATAACGTTGTGGCAAATGATATGGTTCAGCTTCAGTATAGGAGTGTAAATTTTTACTCAAATGGTATGTCGCTAGAGAAAACCGAAACTATGGAGGGCTATTATAGGTATCTAACTACCGATATAGCAAGTGACGCTGAGTCAAACAACACTATACACGAGACAAACACGTCGCTTCATAGAACTGCTGAGGGTGAGTTTGAGTCAATAAGTGGTGTTAATACAAATGAAGAGCTTACGAATTTAATTCGCTTCCAGTCAAGCTATGGAGCAGCAGCAAAGATCATCACAACTGTTGATCAGATGCTAGATACACTGCTATCTCTTAAAAATTAATGCTAGAGCTAAAAGCCAAACTTGACGCCCACGTCCTTGATAAAAACACGGACGTTGGGCTATTTTCTTATGCTGATCCACTTCAAGTTGCATCACAATTTAAAGATCTGACAATTGCTCTGATTTGCGCGTTATTTGCATACGGAAACGCAAAACTAATCGTGAAATTTCTAAACTCGCTTGATTTTAGATTTTTAGATGAGAGCGAAAATGAGATTAGAAAATTTTACAAAACACACAAATATAGATTTCAAAACACAGCCGATGTAGCTGAAATTTTCATAACTTTAAGCCGTTTGAAAAAAGAGTGCGATATGGAGCAAATTTTAAAGCAAGGGTTTGGGAAAAATGGGCTAATGATTGAAGCCATAAATGCTTTAATTACCAAAATTTACAGCCTGAACCCCTATAAATCAGACGGATATGAGTTTTTTTTCGGACGTGCGTTTAATGATAAGCCGACTTCGCCATACAAACGCTACAATATGTTTTTACGTTGGATGGTTAGGGATACAGACATTGATTTGGGGCTTTTTAAGAGTTTGCCAAAGTCTGAGCTTTTAATGCCACTTGATGTTCATACACACAGAGTTTCGCTAAATTTAGGGC comes from the Campylobacter mucosalis genome and includes:
- the flgK gene encoding flagellar hook-associated protein FlgK; its protein translation is MANIFMSLNTGVTGLNAAQVQINTTGHNITNADSQHYTRQRVVQSAAMPMNTIPGGIGTGTQVDTVTRIHDEFTYSRLKLASSNLQSTEYKQNILQEVAQNFPDLEDASIYKDMTNYFKAWNDFSANPDDGPQKLNLINAANVLTRNISTTGARLENLQEEVDKMIEININEVNKLAKEIATINKEINRVESGKDAGIKINANDLRDKRDELELAMSKLLNVNSFKSQISSNMPVDSGITDEGRSYYLNIGGVSIVDGVNFHPLTITKNDNGTFSEIYYERQDGRRIDMADKIYNGKIGAALDLRGRHYSPNDAKFTDGVIQKYIDNVNTFSRTLVHNTNNIYAKSAMEIANTDELSYLEKEKTLMNFSNEIQQGSFDVVVYNNQGQEVARKTININGTTTMDDTTYGNSIVEDFNSNSDDNHDNNMSNDVNDFFSASYYYDKTSNMGTFSVTPKQTQGIYSFSIIDNGTNFPGVIGINKVFSGEKASNIKVNDQLVADPTKLRAYSKPVSGNNVVANDMVQLQYRSVNFYSNGMSLEKTETMEGYYRYLTTDIASDAESNNTIHETNTSLHRTAEGEFESISGVNTNEELTNLIRFQSSYGAAAKIITTVDQMLDTLLSLKN
- a CDS encoding TIGR02757 family protein — protein: MLELKAKLDAHVLDKNTDVGLFSYADPLQVASQFKDLTIALICALFAYGNAKLIVKFLNSLDFRFLDESENEIRKFYKTHKYRFQNTADVAEIFITLSRLKKECDMEQILKQGFGKNGLMIEAINALITKIYSLNPYKSDGYEFFFGRAFNDKPTSPYKRYNMFLRWMVRDTDIDLGLFKSLPKSELLMPLDVHTHRVSLNLGLCKRKSYDFLAVMDLTKMLREFDPLDPIKYDFALYRIGQGKELNTL